A single region of the Alosa alosa isolate M-15738 ecotype Scorff River chromosome 6, AALO_Geno_1.1, whole genome shotgun sequence genome encodes:
- the LOC125296541 gene encoding splicing factor U2AF 65 kDa subunit-like isoform X2 codes for MSDFEEFEKQLSENRQERERERHKRRSRSSSPSRSDKHRSWSKDRGSRNRDKRSRSRDRKSRSRDRKSRDRRSNSRDHKKHSYSPRRTRKKKTYKYWDMPPPGFEHITPMQYKAMQAAGQIPTIALLATSSTSGVSVTPTQVPVVGSQMTRQARRLYVGNIPFGVTEFRSVDETTQAMAFDGIPFQGQCLKIRRPHDYRPLPGIAEQPAFHVPGVVSTVVPDSPHKLFIGGLPNYLNDDQVKELLTSFGPLKAFNLVKDSATSLSKGYAFCEYVDISATDQAVAGLNGMQLGDKKLIVQRASVGAKNSNPTAIIETPVMLQVPGLQKLHNSGLPTEVLCLLNMVMPEELVDDEDYDEILEDIREECCKYGIVRSIEIPRPVDGVEVPGCGKIFVEYASAVECQKAMQALTGRKFANRMVVTKYYNPDMYHRHEF; via the exons ATGTCGGATTTTGAGGAGTTTGAGAAACAACTAAGCGAAAATCGGCAAG agagagaaagggaacgGCACAAGAGAAGGAGCCGAAGCAGTTCACCCAGCCGCAGCGACAAGCACCGAAGCTGGAGCAAAGACCGGGGCAGTCGCAATCGGGATAAGCGCAGTCGCAGCAGGGACCGCAAGAGCCGCAGCAGGGACCGCAAGAGCCGCGACAGGAGGAGTAATTCCAGGGATCATAAAAAGCACAG TTATTCTCCACGGAGAACAAGGAAGAAAAAGACATACAAGTACTGGGATATGCCTCCTCCTGGCTTTGAACACATCACTCCCATGCAGTATAAGGCCATGCAAG CTGCCGGCCAGATCCCCACAATAGCGTTGCTGGCAACCTCCAGCACAAGCGGAGTGTCTGTCACACCCACACAAGTGCCCGTTGTGGGCAGTCAGATGACCAGACAAGCCCGACGCCTCTATGTTGGCAATATTCCTTTTGGTGTGACTGAG TTCCGCTCTGTAGACGAAACAACCCAGGCCATGGCATTCGATGGAATCCCCTTCCAGGGCCAGTGTCTAAAGATCAGACGACCACATGATTACCGCCCCCTTCCAGGGATTGCAGAGCAGCCAGCTTTTCATGTTCCAG gcgTTGTATCCACAGTGGTTCCAGACTCACCACATAAACTCTTCATTGGAGGCCTACCCAACTATCTTAATGATGATCAG GTTAAGGAGCTCTTGACATCATTCGGTCCTCTCAAAGCTTTCAACCTTGTCAAAGACAGTGCCACATCACTGTCCAAAGGTTACGCTTTCTGTGAATATGTCGATATCAGCGCCACCGATCAG GCGGTGGCTGGTCTCAACGGTATGCAGCTGGGCGACAAAAAGCTGATTGTCCAGAGGGCAAGCGTGGGGGCCAAGAACTCTAATCCG ACGGCCATTATCGAGACACCGGTGATGCTGCAGGTGCCGGGCTTACAGAAGCTGCATAACTCAGGCCTACCCACGGAGGTGTTGTGTCTGCTCAATATGGTCATGCCCGAGGAGCTGGTGGACGACGAGGACTACGACGAGATCCTGGAGGACATCCGGGAGGAGTGCTGCAAATATGGCATCGTGCGCTCCATCGAGATCCCGCGCCCCGTTGATGGAGTGGAGGTCCCGGGCTGTGGAAAG
- the LOC125296541 gene encoding splicing factor U2AF 65 kDa subunit-like isoform X1, translating to MSDFEEFEKQLSENRQERERERHKRRSRSSSPSRSDKHRSWSKDRGSRNRDKRSRSRDRKSRSRDRKSRDRRSNSRDHKKHSYSPRRTRKKKTYKYWDMPPPGFEHITPMQYKAMQAAGQIPTIALLATSSTSGVSVTPTQVPVVGSQMTRQARRLYVGNIPFGVTEESMAEFFNAQMRLAGLSQAPSSPVLAVQINQDKNFAFLEFRSVDETTQAMAFDGIPFQGQCLKIRRPHDYRPLPGIAEQPAFHVPGVVSTVVPDSPHKLFIGGLPNYLNDDQVKELLTSFGPLKAFNLVKDSATSLSKGYAFCEYVDISATDQAVAGLNGMQLGDKKLIVQRASVGAKNSNPTAIIETPVMLQVPGLQKLHNSGLPTEVLCLLNMVMPEELVDDEDYDEILEDIREECCKYGIVRSIEIPRPVDGVEVPGCGKIFVEYASAVECQKAMQALTGRKFANRMVVTKYYNPDMYHRHEF from the exons ATGTCGGATTTTGAGGAGTTTGAGAAACAACTAAGCGAAAATCGGCAAG agagagaaagggaacgGCACAAGAGAAGGAGCCGAAGCAGTTCACCCAGCCGCAGCGACAAGCACCGAAGCTGGAGCAAAGACCGGGGCAGTCGCAATCGGGATAAGCGCAGTCGCAGCAGGGACCGCAAGAGCCGCAGCAGGGACCGCAAGAGCCGCGACAGGAGGAGTAATTCCAGGGATCATAAAAAGCACAG TTATTCTCCACGGAGAACAAGGAAGAAAAAGACATACAAGTACTGGGATATGCCTCCTCCTGGCTTTGAACACATCACTCCCATGCAGTATAAGGCCATGCAAG CTGCCGGCCAGATCCCCACAATAGCGTTGCTGGCAACCTCCAGCACAAGCGGAGTGTCTGTCACACCCACACAAGTGCCCGTTGTGGGCAGTCAGATGACCAGACAAGCCCGACGCCTCTATGTTGGCAATATTCCTTTTGGTGTGACTGAG GAGTCCATGGCAGAGTTTTTTAATGCCCAGATGCGTCTGGCCGGCCTCTCCCAAGCCCCTAGTAGCCCCGTGCTTGCCGTGCAAATCAATCAAGACAAGAATTTTGCATTTTTAGAA TTCCGCTCTGTAGACGAAACAACCCAGGCCATGGCATTCGATGGAATCCCCTTCCAGGGCCAGTGTCTAAAGATCAGACGACCACATGATTACCGCCCCCTTCCAGGGATTGCAGAGCAGCCAGCTTTTCATGTTCCAG gcgTTGTATCCACAGTGGTTCCAGACTCACCACATAAACTCTTCATTGGAGGCCTACCCAACTATCTTAATGATGATCAG GTTAAGGAGCTCTTGACATCATTCGGTCCTCTCAAAGCTTTCAACCTTGTCAAAGACAGTGCCACATCACTGTCCAAAGGTTACGCTTTCTGTGAATATGTCGATATCAGCGCCACCGATCAG GCGGTGGCTGGTCTCAACGGTATGCAGCTGGGCGACAAAAAGCTGATTGTCCAGAGGGCAAGCGTGGGGGCCAAGAACTCTAATCCG ACGGCCATTATCGAGACACCGGTGATGCTGCAGGTGCCGGGCTTACAGAAGCTGCATAACTCAGGCCTACCCACGGAGGTGTTGTGTCTGCTCAATATGGTCATGCCCGAGGAGCTGGTGGACGACGAGGACTACGACGAGATCCTGGAGGACATCCGGGAGGAGTGCTGCAAATATGGCATCGTGCGCTCCATCGAGATCCCGCGCCCCGTTGATGGAGTGGAGGTCCCGGGCTGTGGAAAG
- the LOC125296542 gene encoding dehydrogenase/reductase SDR family member 7C-B-like, with the protein MEDVLLGMDWTTVLLVPAVVVVTAGIIYLYSTVLRLMSKTTVRNKVVVITDALSGLGNECAKVFHKGGARLVLCGKSWEKLDTLAEQLANNCDPTVTFPSKLVLLDFSDMEELPDVISEVLECYGCLDVLIINGSMKVKAPVQDLSLEMDKAIMDINYFGPITLAKGILPSMISRRSGHILLINSIQGKLALPFRTTYAASKHAVQAFFDCLRAEVQEYGISVSTISHTFISSPPPTEETPIPAEETPVPAEETPVPAEETSTPAEETPAPVSSRKAFSLGIAPEHMAAEIVKTLSTKKKEVVLARSISKAVIYARAFFPNFVFSVMAAGVQNSATALDQDL; encoded by the exons ATGGAGGATGTTCTTTTG GGGATGGATTGGACCACTGTGCTGCTTGTGCCGGCGGTGGTCGTGGTAACAGCCGGGATCATTTACCTGTACAGCACGGTGCTCAGGTTAATGTCCAAAACCACGGTGCGGAACAAAGTCGTGGTCATTACAGACGCCTTGTCTGGACTAGGAAATG AGTGTGCCAAGGTCTTTCACAAGGGAGGTGCCAGGTTGGTCCTCTGTGGGAAAAGCTGGGAGAAGCTAGATACTCTCGCTGAGCAGCTGGCTAATAACTGTGACCCCACTGTG ACTTTCCCTTCCAAACTGGTACTGCTAGATTTCAGTGACATGGAGGAACTACCTGATGTGATCTCCGAGGTGTTGGAATGCTACGGTTGCCTGGACGTTCTCATCATCAACGGCAGCATGAAGGTGAAAGCTCCTGTGCAGGATCTGTCTTTGGAGATGGATAAGGCCATCATGGACATTAACTACTTTGGACCCATTACTCTGGCCAAAG GTATTTTACCATCCATGATCTCCAGGAGGAGCGGACACATTTTGCTAATCAACAGCATCCAGGGGAAGCTGGCACTGCCATTCCGCACCACAT ACGCTGCTTCCAAGCATGCTGTGCAGGCTTTCTTTGACTGTCTGCGTGCCGAGGTTCAGGAGTATGGCATCTCTGTGAGCACCATCAGCCACACCTTCATCAGCTCTCCGCCCCCAACAGAAGAGACCCCCATCCCAGCAGAGGAGACCCCCGTCCCAGCAGAGGAGACCCCCGTCCCAGCAGAGGAGACCTCCACCCCAGCAGAGGAGACCCCCGCCCCAGTATCTTCCAGGAAAG CCTTTTCCCTTGGCATTGCCCCTGAGCATATGGCCGCCGAGATTGTGAAAACGTTGAGCACCAAGAAGAAAGAAGTTGTCCTGGCCCGCTCCATTTCGAAAGCAGTGATCTACGCCCGTGCATTCTTTCCAAACTTCGTCTTCTCAGTGATGGCCGCAGGAGTGCAGAACAGTGCTACCGCTTTGGACCAGGATTTATAA